In the genome of Pleurocapsa minor HA4230-MV1, one region contains:
- a CDS encoding CGLD27 family protein: MNKSTVNFCPVPLEQQPIYEYEQLKESWLFDWGILAVGQYSRKVAWVAFWSLLFVTPLSMSLFSPVKAPLEFLLSSLMGISLLTALFLSRIYLGWQYVKERLQSDRIFYEESGWYDGQTWLKPKTMLDRDLLVVNYEIEPILQRLHKTYALIAGIIAVSSASWFILG; this comes from the coding sequence ATGAATAAATCTACCGTTAATTTTTGCCCTGTTCCCCTGGAACAGCAGCCAATCTACGAATACGAACAGCTTAAGGAATCTTGGTTATTTGACTGGGGAATTTTGGCAGTGGGACAATATAGTCGTAAGGTAGCTTGGGTGGCTTTTTGGAGTTTGCTTTTTGTGACTCCTTTATCGATGTCGCTCTTTAGCCCAGTTAAAGCACCATTAGAATTTCTCTTATCCAGTTTGATGGGAATTTCTTTATTAACTGCGCTTTTTTTGTCCCGCATTTATTTAGGCTGGCAATATGTCAAAGAGCGTCTACAAAGCGATCGCATTTTTTACGAAGAGTCTGGTTGGTACGATGGACAAACTTGGCTTAAGCCCAAAACTATGTTAGACCGAGATCTTTTGGTGGTTAATTATGAAATAGAGCCAATTCTCCAAAGATTGCACAAAACTTATGCTTTAATTGCGGGGATTATTGCTGTCTCTAGTGCGAGTTGGTTTATCCTCGGATGA
- the rsfS gene encoding ribosome silencing factor — MSKSSEPAIATQNQFSTKSTISPQELALQIADAAEDKKAADIVLLNVSEVSYLADYFVIITGFSRAQLNAISESIEERLEEKYNLQPVRVSGKREGGWIVQDYADVIVHIFLPEEREYYNLEAFWGHAERHEFDQPS; from the coding sequence ATGAGTAAATCATCCGAACCAGCTATTGCTACTCAAAACCAATTTTCCACTAAATCCACCATCTCACCTCAAGAATTAGCATTACAAATTGCTGATGCTGCTGAAGATAAGAAAGCAGCGGATATTGTCTTGCTCAATGTTAGTGAGGTATCATACTTAGCTGACTACTTTGTGATCATTACAGGATTCTCCCGCGCCCAGTTAAACGCAATCTCCGAATCCATTGAAGAACGTCTTGAAGAAAAGTATAATTTACAGCCAGTAAGGGTTTCGGGCAAAAGAGAAGGCGGCTGGATTGTGCAAGATTATGCCGACGTGATTGTACATATCTTTTTACCTGAAGAGAGAGAATACTACAATTTAGAAGCATTTTGGGGACACGCCGAGCGCCATGAATTTGACCAGCCTAGTTAA
- the yqeK gene encoding bis(5'-nucleosyl)-tetraphosphatase (symmetrical) YqeK, with protein MRDRVINWLQENVSSHRLQHILGVESTCINLARCHQLDEQQAAQAGLMHDLAKFFSPQKLLKIAAEVNLPVDRVCLNYPHLLHAEISAVVAQREFKVRDPEILTAIANHTLGAPEMSKLSCVVFIADALEPNRGDSEQLAAMRIVAQENLYKCVQQTSDYSLEYLLSKQKIIHPRTVLTRNWALAQTKLN; from the coding sequence ATGCGCGATCGCGTTATTAATTGGCTACAAGAAAATGTTTCCAGCCATCGTTTACAGCATATCTTGGGAGTAGAATCTACCTGTATTAATTTAGCTCGTTGTCATCAATTAGATGAGCAGCAGGCAGCCCAAGCTGGTTTAATGCACGATCTGGCTAAGTTTTTTTCGCCTCAAAAACTGTTGAAAATAGCAGCAGAAGTTAATCTTCCCGTAGATCGAGTTTGTCTAAACTATCCTCATCTGCTCCATGCAGAAATTAGCGCGGTGGTAGCTCAACGAGAATTTAAGGTTAGAGATCCTGAAATTCTGACAGCAATTGCCAATCACACATTAGGCGCGCCTGAAATGAGCAAACTTAGCTGTGTAGTTTTTATTGCTGATGCTTTAGAGCCAAATCGCGGAGATAGCGAGCAATTAGCAGCAATGCGCATTGTCGCCCAGGAAAATCTTTACAAATGTGTACAGCAGACTAGTGATTATTCATTAGAATACTTATTAAGTAAGCAAAAAATTATTCATCCCCGCACAGTTTTGACCAGAAATTGGGCTTTAGCTCAAACAAAGTTAAATTGA
- a CDS encoding ATP-binding protein: MKSNPEVKQYHLQVKTELESLKEVLQWFEGLVFPLVPQKMGWQCEVALVEAFTNAVRHAHQNLPETTPIDLEVKLLPNFLEMRIWDRGQPFDLKAKLRKSEREASSIEKEGGRGLQFIKKLTDELQYLNLPNHRNCLVMRKRYAQF, from the coding sequence ATGAAATCGAACCCAGAAGTTAAACAATATCATTTGCAAGTTAAAACTGAACTGGAATCCCTAAAAGAGGTATTGCAGTGGTTTGAAGGCTTAGTTTTTCCTCTCGTTCCCCAAAAAATGGGCTGGCAGTGCGAAGTTGCACTAGTCGAAGCGTTTACCAATGCGGTGCGCCATGCTCATCAAAATCTTCCCGAAACTACACCTATTGACCTAGAAGTTAAGTTATTACCCAACTTTTTGGAAATGCGTATTTGGGATCGAGGGCAACCTTTTGATCTTAAAGCCAAACTACGTAAGAGCGAAAGAGAAGCTAGCTCGATCGAAAAAGAAGGAGGAAGAGGATTACAGTTTATTAAGAAGCTAACGGATGAGCTGCAATACCTCAATCTCCCCAATCATCGTAACTGCCTGGTAATGCGCAAGCGCTACGCTCAATTCTAG
- the truB gene encoding tRNA pseudouridine(55) synthase TruB: protein MFGFINLNKPTGFTSHDCIAKLRKLLNNRKIGHGGTLDPAATGVLPIAVGKATRLLQFLPAPKAYQARIRLGVTTTTDDLEGEIIKQVDRFDLDQEQIRDCLKGFIGTIEQIPPIYSAIKKDGRKLYDLARKGEEITVEARKVTISELKLLNITRQEFLELEVEISCGPGTYIRAIARDLGEQLGVGGTLANLVRTKSCGLSLENSLTFADIEHQSDRQTLKLIKPSLLLSHLDTFTLCEEDSERWCQGQLIDLNQAIASSKEISLFTPEHYLATYGAAQTFLGISILYERNEILKLKPKIVLV, encoded by the coding sequence ATGTTTGGTTTTATCAATTTAAATAAACCTACTGGGTTCACCTCTCATGATTGTATTGCTAAGTTACGTAAACTTTTAAACAATAGAAAAATTGGTCATGGAGGTACTCTTGACCCCGCAGCAACAGGTGTACTACCGATCGCCGTTGGCAAAGCTACCCGTTTGTTGCAGTTTCTACCCGCTCCCAAAGCCTATCAGGCTCGTATTCGCCTAGGGGTAACAACTACGACGGACGATTTAGAAGGGGAGATAATTAAGCAAGTCGATCGCTTTGATTTAGACCAAGAACAAATTAGAGATTGCTTGAAGGGTTTTATTGGCACAATCGAGCAAATCCCGCCAATTTACAGCGCCATTAAAAAGGACGGGAGAAAACTATATGATTTAGCTCGCAAAGGAGAGGAAATAACAGTAGAGGCGAGAAAAGTAACGATCAGTGAGTTAAAACTGTTAAATATTACCCGCCAGGAATTTTTAGAGCTAGAAGTAGAGATTAGCTGTGGCCCTGGTACTTATATTAGAGCGATCGCTCGTGATTTGGGAGAACAGTTAGGGGTTGGCGGGACTTTGGCAAATTTAGTTCGCACTAAAAGCTGTGGACTATCTCTAGAAAATAGCCTGACTTTTGCCGACATTGAACATCAATCCGATCGGCAAACCCTCAAGCTCATTAAACCTAGTTTGCTTTTAAGTCATTTAGACACTTTTACCCTCTGCGAAGAGGATTCCGAGCGTTGGTGCCAAGGACAATTGATCGATCTCAATCAGGCGATCGCTAGCAGCAAGGAAATATCTCTATTCACTCCAGAACATTATCTTGCTACTTATGGAGCAGCGCAAACTTTCTTGGGGATTAGCATTCTATATGAACGTAACGAGATACTTAAATTAAAGCCGAAAATAGTTTTGGTTTAA
- a CDS encoding pentapeptide repeat-containing protein: protein MFYLDPDEFETRKIDVDQLITEYELGKRNFSQVNLTQTSLTDFNLAGVKLWRANLAEINLSRTILSRADLSQANLFRTMLWRTDFQKSSLEQARCNGALLICANLSQANLYQSVFRYADMRLACLLNANMQGADLSMANLSYADLSSADLRGANLRGTILTGANLTKTNFSNTNLAEAVLLGADLSQAILPTAETRCLTTS, encoded by the coding sequence GTGTTTTATTTAGATCCCGATGAATTTGAGACCAGAAAAATTGATGTTGACCAACTTATAACTGAGTATGAATTGGGAAAACGTAATTTTTCACAGGTTAACCTGACCCAAACTTCTCTAACTGATTTCAATTTAGCGGGGGTCAAACTGTGGCGAGCTAATTTAGCTGAAATTAATCTTAGCCGTACTATATTAAGTAGGGCTGATTTATCACAAGCTAATTTGTTCAGAACAATGCTCTGGAGAACAGATTTTCAAAAGTCAAGTTTAGAGCAAGCTAGATGTAACGGTGCTTTATTGATTTGCGCTAACCTGAGCCAAGCTAATCTGTATCAATCCGTATTTCGTTATGCAGACATGCGTCTTGCCTGTTTATTGAATGCAAATATGCAGGGAGCAGATTTATCTATGGCTAATCTGAGCTACGCTGATTTAAGTTCGGCTGATCTGAGGGGAGCTAATCTGAGGGGAACTATCCTCACTGGAGCTAATTTAACTAAGACAAACTTCAGCAACACTAATTTAGCAGAAGCCGTTTTATTAGGCGCGGATTTAAGTCAAGCTATCTTACCCACAGCAGAAACACGTTGTCTTACTACAAGCTAA
- a CDS encoding ssl1498 family light-harvesting-like protein — translation MTTISDENGIINNFAKEPAMYYAEAPSAQEKRGYVIWGAIALLVVIASVSTAAIIS, via the coding sequence ATGACTACTATCTCTGACGAAAACGGAATCATCAACAACTTTGCCAAAGAACCTGCTATGTACTATGCCGAAGCTCCTTCTGCACAGGAAAAACGCGGTTATGTAATCTGGGGAGCGATCGCTCTGTTGGTTGTAATAGCTTCTGTTTCTACTGCTGCCATTATTAGCTAA
- the uvrA gene encoding excinuclease ABC subunit UvrA — translation MSSSSNGIRDNGNNIEAKSASIAENVIRIKGARQHNLKNIDLELPRNKLIVFTGVSGSGKSSLAFDTIFAEGQRRYVESLSAYARQFLGQLDKPDVDAIEGLSPAISIDQKSTSHNPRSTVGTVTEIYDYLRLLFGRAGEPHCPKCDRSIVPQTIDEMCDRIMELPDQTKFMVLAPVVRSKKGTHKQLLSSLASQGFVRVRVDGKVFQLDDNIDLDKNHKHDIDVVVDRLVKKTGIQERLADSLGTCLKLSDGIVEIEIISAANTQDDRDQPESMTFSENFACPEHGAVIEELSPRLFSFNSPYGACPDCHGLGSHRTFSAELVVPDPQQPVYSAIAPWSDKDNSYYLSLLHGVGQAFGFEIQTKWSNLTLEQQDVILHGASEAVYFQSDSRSGQPKGYHRHYSGALKMLQRNYQETNSDSVKSKLEQYLIDQPCDTCNGKRLKPASLSVSLGQYRINDLAGVPIRECLERVNHLQLTKRQALIGELALKEIRSRLQFLLDVGLDYLTLDRAAMTLSGGEAQRIRLATQIGAGLTGVLYVLDEPSIGLHQRDNDKLLATLKRLRDLGNTLIVVEHDEDTIRAADSLVDIGPKAGVHGGNIVVQGDLNDLLQSETSLTGAYLSGRKLIATPDTRRKGKAVGITLKDCHQNNLQHLDLEIPLGNFVCITGVSGSGKSTLVNELLHPALKHHLSKKTPFPKQLGEVEGLQAIDKVITIDQSPIGRTPRSNTATYTGVFDAIRTIFTETIEAKARGYKAGRFSFNVKGGRCEACSGQGVNVIEMNFLPDVYVQCDVCKGARYNRETLQVKYKNYSIADVLNMTVEEALENFQNIPRAASKLQTLVDVGLGYIKLGQPAPTLSGGEAQRVKLASELSRRATGKTLYLIDEPTTGLSFYDVHHLLNVLQRLVDKGNSLIVIEHNLDVIRCSDWIIDLGPEGGDKGGQIVATGTPEEVAQNPQSYTGQYLKQVLQRYPAAANLN, via the coding sequence ATGTCTTCTTCCAGCAATGGTATTCGAGATAACGGTAATAATATCGAGGCTAAGTCTGCTTCTATTGCAGAAAATGTGATTCGTATCAAGGGTGCCAGACAACATAATTTAAAAAATATTGATTTAGAGTTACCTCGAAATAAACTGATTGTCTTTACTGGCGTTTCTGGTTCGGGTAAATCTTCCCTGGCGTTTGATACGATTTTTGCGGAGGGACAGAGACGGTATGTAGAATCCCTCAGTGCATACGCTAGGCAGTTTTTGGGTCAGTTAGATAAGCCTGATGTCGATGCCATTGAAGGCTTGAGTCCTGCCATTTCCATCGATCAAAAGTCTACTTCCCATAATCCGCGTTCGACAGTGGGTACAGTGACAGAGATTTATGATTATTTAAGATTACTATTTGGTCGGGCAGGAGAACCCCATTGTCCTAAGTGCGATCGCTCGATTGTACCGCAGACGATTGATGAAATGTGCGATCGCATTATGGAATTACCTGACCAGACTAAGTTTATGGTGCTGGCTCCTGTGGTGCGGAGTAAAAAAGGTACTCACAAACAGTTGCTTTCTAGTTTGGCATCTCAAGGTTTTGTCCGAGTTCGAGTTGACGGTAAGGTATTCCAACTTGATGACAATATTGATTTAGATAAAAACCATAAACATGACATTGATGTGGTGGTAGATCGCTTAGTCAAAAAAACAGGAATTCAAGAACGTTTGGCAGATTCTTTAGGAACTTGTTTAAAGTTATCAGATGGCATAGTCGAAATTGAGATTATTTCAGCTGCTAACACTCAAGATGATCGAGATCAGCCAGAAAGCATGACTTTTTCTGAGAATTTTGCCTGTCCCGAACATGGTGCAGTAATTGAAGAACTATCTCCCCGTTTATTTTCGTTTAATTCTCCCTACGGTGCTTGTCCTGACTGTCACGGCTTAGGAAGTCATCGCACTTTCTCGGCTGAGTTAGTAGTTCCCGATCCCCAGCAACCAGTATATAGTGCGATCGCGCCTTGGTCAGATAAAGATAATTCTTACTATCTTTCGTTGTTACATGGTGTGGGACAGGCTTTTGGCTTTGAGATTCAAACTAAGTGGTCTAACCTAACTTTAGAACAGCAAGATGTAATTCTCCATGGCGCATCAGAAGCAGTTTACTTCCAGTCTGATAGCCGTAGCGGACAGCCCAAGGGTTATCATCGCCATTATTCTGGTGCATTGAAAATGTTGCAACGCAACTATCAAGAAACTAACTCCGATTCGGTCAAAAGCAAATTAGAGCAGTACTTAATCGATCAACCCTGTGACACCTGTAATGGTAAGCGTCTCAAGCCAGCTTCTTTATCCGTCAGCTTGGGACAGTATCGCATTAATGATTTAGCTGGAGTACCAATTCGAGAGTGTTTAGAGCGAGTGAACCATCTTCAGCTAACCAAGCGACAGGCATTGATTGGCGAATTAGCCCTCAAAGAAATTCGTTCACGGCTACAGTTTTTGCTAGATGTGGGCTTAGACTATCTGACCTTAGATCGCGCGGCTATGACCCTTTCAGGTGGAGAAGCCCAAAGAATTCGTCTGGCTACCCAGATCGGCGCTGGATTAACGGGAGTGCTTTATGTATTGGATGAGCCGAGTATTGGTCTACATCAGCGGGATAATGACAAACTATTAGCTACTCTTAAAAGACTCAGGGATTTAGGTAATACTCTGATTGTGGTGGAACATGACGAAGATACCATTCGAGCTGCGGATAGTTTGGTAGATATTGGTCCAAAAGCGGGCGTACATGGCGGAAACATTGTGGTTCAGGGAGATCTCAACGATCTGCTTCAATCTGAAACTTCGCTGACAGGGGCATATTTATCTGGTCGCAAACTGATCGCGACTCCAGACACCAGAAGAAAGGGCAAAGCGGTGGGTATTACCCTCAAAGACTGCCATCAAAACAACTTGCAGCATCTCGATCTTGAGATTCCTTTAGGTAACTTTGTCTGTATTACTGGAGTGTCAGGTTCGGGTAAGTCTACCCTAGTTAACGAACTATTGCATCCTGCTCTCAAACATCATCTTAGTAAAAAAACACCCTTTCCCAAACAGCTAGGGGAGGTTGAGGGTTTACAGGCGATCGACAAAGTGATTACTATCGATCAGTCACCGATTGGTCGTACTCCGCGTTCTAATACCGCCACCTATACAGGAGTATTTGATGCGATTCGCACTATATTTACCGAAACCATCGAAGCTAAAGCCAGAGGCTATAAAGCAGGTCGATTTTCCTTTAACGTCAAAGGTGGACGTTGTGAAGCCTGTAGCGGTCAGGGAGTTAACGTTATTGAAATGAATTTCTTACCTGATGTTTATGTTCAGTGTGATGTTTGTAAAGGAGCAAGATACAACCGTGAAACTTTACAAGTCAAGTATAAAAACTATTCGATCGCCGATGTTTTAAATATGACGGTGGAAGAGGCTTTAGAGAATTTCCAAAATATTCCCCGCGCTGCTAGCAAACTACAAACTTTAGTGGATGTTGGCTTAGGCTATATCAAACTGGGACAGCCAGCACCAACTCTTTCTGGTGGTGAAGCACAGCGGGTTAAGCTCGCCTCAGAATTATCCCGTCGCGCCACAGGAAAAACCCTCTATTTAATTGATGAACCCACTACAGGCTTGTCATTCTATGATGTTCATCATCTGTTAAACGTTTTACAACGTCTAGTAGATAAAGGTAATTCCTTGATTGTCATTGAGCATAATTTGGACGTAATTCGCTGTTCTGACTGGATTATCGATCTAGGGCCTGAAGGGGGCGACAAAGGAGGGCAAATCGTTGCTACGGGTACACCAGAGGAGGTGGCGCAAAATCCTCAATCCTATACGGGACAATATCTCAAACAGGTATTACAACGTTATCCTGCTGCTGCTAATCTGAATTAG